One Cyanobium sp. Tous-M-B4 genomic region harbors:
- a CDS encoding anthranilate synthase component I family protein: MPSPDRDGLAQEAFLEAVAAGHNFIPLWKRWPADLETPLTAWLKAGAASSHGVLLESVEGGERIGRWSFVVSDPLWTLTSRSDQSVRQWRTGSEERLQGNPFDLLRQCLEPLSSPPIPGLPPVGQLFGFWGYELIRWIEPSVPVHPAAEGAPPDGCWMLTDSLLVFDQVKRQITAVAYADLSGGQDPEAAYAAAAARISGLEERMHGPLPGAGTPLSWHDATAGDIAANLRTTSNVGQEAFEAAVSRGEGHIEAGDVFQLVLSQRLETRIDRDPFELYRSLRMVNPSPYMAFFNFGGWYLIGSSPEVMVKAEPTAAGGIKASLRPIAGTRPRGADEAEDLALEAELLADPKERAEHVMLVDLGRNDLGRVCQPGTVKVSELMVIERYSHVMHIVSQVEGLLAEGQTVWDLLMASFPAGTVSGAPKIRAMQLIHALEPDARGPYSGVYGGVDLAGALNTAITIRTMVVLPHPEGGWRVQVQAGAGVVADSKPELEYQETLNKARGMLKALACLLPAQP; encoded by the coding sequence ATGCCCAGCCCAGATCGCGATGGCTTAGCCCAAGAGGCTTTTCTCGAGGCAGTCGCGGCTGGCCACAACTTCATCCCCCTCTGGAAGCGCTGGCCTGCTGATCTAGAAACCCCGCTCACCGCCTGGCTGAAGGCCGGAGCGGCCAGCAGTCATGGTGTGCTGCTGGAGTCGGTGGAGGGTGGTGAGCGCATCGGCCGCTGGAGCTTTGTGGTGTCTGACCCGCTCTGGACCCTCACCAGCCGGAGCGACCAGAGTGTGCGCCAGTGGCGCACCGGCTCCGAGGAGCGGCTGCAGGGCAACCCCTTCGACCTGCTGCGCCAGTGCCTAGAGCCCCTATCCAGCCCGCCGATTCCCGGTCTGCCACCGGTGGGCCAGCTATTTGGCTTCTGGGGCTACGAGCTGATCCGCTGGATCGAACCCAGCGTGCCGGTGCATCCGGCCGCCGAGGGTGCACCGCCTGATGGCTGCTGGATGCTGACCGACAGCCTGCTGGTGTTCGACCAGGTAAAGCGCCAGATCACCGCGGTGGCCTACGCCGATCTGAGTGGCGGCCAGGATCCGGAGGCCGCCTACGCCGCGGCCGCAGCCCGGATCTCCGGCCTGGAAGAGCGCATGCACGGCCCCCTGCCAGGAGCCGGCACCCCCCTGAGCTGGCACGACGCCACTGCCGGTGACATCGCTGCCAATTTGCGGACCACCAGCAACGTCGGGCAGGAGGCTTTCGAGGCAGCCGTGAGCCGCGGAGAAGGTCACATCGAAGCTGGCGACGTGTTCCAGCTGGTGCTCAGCCAGCGGCTGGAAACCCGCATTGATCGCGATCCCTTCGAGCTTTACCGCAGCCTGCGGATGGTGAATCCTTCGCCCTACATGGCGTTTTTCAACTTCGGCGGCTGGTATCTGATCGGCTCCAGTCCGGAGGTGATGGTGAAGGCAGAACCAACGGCCGCAGGGGGAATTAAGGCTTCCTTGCGGCCAATCGCAGGCACGCGCCCCCGGGGCGCCGATGAGGCCGAAGACCTGGCCCTAGAGGCGGAGCTGCTGGCTGATCCCAAGGAGCGGGCCGAGCACGTAATGCTGGTGGATCTGGGCCGCAACGACCTGGGCCGCGTCTGCCAGCCGGGCACCGTCAAGGTCAGCGAATTGATGGTGATTGAGCGCTACTCCCACGTGATGCACATCGTGAGCCAGGTGGAGGGCCTGCTGGCCGAGGGGCAAACGGTGTGGGACCTGCTGATGGCCTCCTTCCCCGCCGGTACGGTCAGTGGCGCTCCCAAGATTCGGGCTATGCAGCTGATCCACGCCCTGGAGCCCGACGCCCGAGGCCCATACTCCGGGGTGTACGGCGGGGTCGATCTGGCTGGCGCACTCAACACCGCTATTACCATCCGCACGATGGTGGTGCTGCCCCATCCCGAAGGTGGCTGGCGCGTGCAGGTGCAAGCCGGCGCTGGAGTAGTAGCCGACTCCAAGCCCGAGCTCGAATACCAGGAAACCTTGAATAAAGCCCGCGGCATGCTCAAAGCCCTGGCCTGTCTGCTGCCGGCCCAGCCATGA
- a CDS encoding HAMP domain-containing sensor histidine kinase, with amino-acid sequence MSLADLRRCLAEGVPSGVGNEDCARRQWWAALATLQEDFLLPQQPLQGLWLAAPLPALYEPALLQQLQGWVWAPSDLDGLLPSPAPLLPGAGNPAPCGSFQRLALAEEDGTDPLLLVITPQLQVALCLDGPAEGRRLIVRFDPEALSEALGLIHGRLLSQDPAASADLRSALERLGPLRSDDQLGLRFWPRLGERLAAMAPSLTLQPLVHGGSDRPTQAQERQAGDTPRAVSSELALLEALTHEVRTPLATIRTLIRSLLRRSDLPPVVRQRLEQIDGECSEQIDRFGLIFLAAELQRQPGCEQPLESHDLARTDLSAVLHQQQELWQRQLARRGLELELAVAAGLSPVLSDPARLETMLGGLIDRFSRGLPSGSRVTVSLLPAGSRLKLQLNSEGHDPSENDGMGNGEQRELVGPVLSWNPTTGSLQLSRQATQRLFHRLGGRLTERNGSGLTVFFPVC; translated from the coding sequence GTGAGCCTGGCCGACCTGCGACGTTGTTTGGCTGAAGGGGTGCCAAGCGGAGTTGGCAACGAGGACTGCGCGCGGCGGCAGTGGTGGGCAGCCCTGGCCACCCTGCAGGAGGATTTCCTTCTGCCCCAGCAACCCCTCCAGGGGCTATGGCTGGCCGCGCCACTGCCCGCCCTCTATGAACCAGCCTTACTGCAGCAGCTGCAGGGCTGGGTGTGGGCCCCAAGCGACTTAGATGGCCTGCTGCCCAGCCCGGCTCCCCTGCTGCCAGGAGCCGGCAACCCAGCTCCATGCGGCAGCTTTCAGCGCCTAGCCCTGGCGGAGGAGGACGGCACCGACCCCCTCCTGCTGGTGATAACCCCCCAGCTACAGGTAGCCCTTTGCCTCGATGGCCCGGCTGAAGGCCGGCGCCTGATTGTGCGCTTCGACCCAGAGGCCCTGTCCGAGGCCCTGGGCCTTATCCATGGGCGCCTACTCAGCCAGGATCCGGCAGCCTCGGCAGACCTGCGCAGCGCCCTAGAGCGACTGGGGCCCCTGCGCAGCGACGACCAACTGGGCCTGCGCTTCTGGCCGCGGCTGGGGGAACGGCTGGCCGCCATGGCCCCCAGCCTCACCCTGCAGCCCCTGGTGCATGGCGGCAGCGATCGCCCAACCCAGGCCCAGGAGCGCCAGGCCGGCGACACCCCCCGAGCGGTGAGCAGCGAACTCGCCCTGCTCGAGGCCCTCACCCACGAGGTGCGCACACCGCTGGCCACGATCCGCACCCTGATCCGCTCCTTGCTGCGGCGCAGCGACCTGCCGCCGGTGGTGCGCCAGCGCCTCGAGCAGATCGACGGCGAATGCAGTGAGCAAATCGATCGTTTCGGTCTGATCTTCCTGGCGGCCGAGCTGCAACGCCAACCAGGTTGCGAACAGCCCCTTGAAAGCCACGACCTGGCCCGCACCGACCTCAGCGCAGTGCTGCACCAGCAGCAAGAACTGTGGCAGCGGCAACTGGCGCGCCGCGGCCTGGAACTGGAGCTGGCCGTAGCCGCTGGCTTGTCGCCGGTGCTGAGCGATCCGGCCCGGCTCGAAACCATGCTTGGCGGACTAATCGACCGCTTCAGCCGCGGCCTGCCCAGCGGCAGCCGCGTGACCGTAAGCCTGCTGCCGGCCGGCAGCAGGCTGAAGCTGCAGCTCAACAGCGAGGGCCACGACCCCAGCGAGAACGACGGGATGGGGAACGGCGAGCAGCGGGAGCTGGTGGGGCCAGTGCTGAGCTGGAACCCCACCACCGGCAGCCTCCAGTTGAGCCGTCAAGCCACCCAGCGGCTATTCCATCGCCTCGGCGGTCGCCTCACCGAGCGCAATGGCAGCGGCTTGACCGTGTTTTTCCCGGTCTGCTGA
- a CDS encoding photosystem I reaction center subunit II PsaD, with product MAATVLSGQLPKYIGSTGGLLNSAETEEKYAITWSSPKEQVFELPTGGAAHMNEGENLMYFARKEQCLALGTQLRTKFKPRIEDYKIYRIFPGGDTEFLHPKDGVFPEKVNEGRTMVGHNPRRIGANQNPANLKFTGKNTFDA from the coding sequence ATGGCAGCGACGGTGCTCAGCGGTCAACTCCCGAAGTACATCGGCAGCACCGGCGGCCTGCTGAACTCTGCTGAAACTGAGGAAAAATACGCCATCACCTGGAGCAGCCCGAAGGAGCAAGTCTTCGAGCTGCCCACCGGTGGCGCGGCCCACATGAATGAGGGCGAAAATCTGATGTACTTCGCCCGCAAGGAGCAGTGCCTCGCCCTGGGTACCCAGCTGCGCACCAAGTTCAAGCCCCGGATCGAGGACTACAAGATCTATCGGATCTTTCCTGGTGGTGACACCGAATTCCTGCACCCCAAGGACGGCGTTTTCCCCGAGAAGGTCAACGAGGGTCGCACCATGGTTGGTCACAACCCCCGCCGCATCGGCGCCAACCAGAACCCCGCCAATCTCAAGTTCACCGGCAAGAACACCTTCGACGCTTGA
- the rodA gene encoding rod shape-determining protein RodA, with product MLSQLGRRNPRFFSGRTSRRNPLADVDLILWGVPLAMVAIAGILIASTQRQANYADWYQHWVTAAVGMVVALLLARMPLDRLIPFKWPIYIAMVASLVAVRVVGTSALGAQSWINIGGFYVQPSEFAKVGAILLLAGVLARHPVDRPVDLIRPVGLIALPWLLVFVQPDLGSSLVFGAVLLVMLFWAGMPGAWVVLLLSPLVAAIVAGTLPWLLLGWVPLMGWLAWKSLPWKRVALAISLAVQGIFAIATPWLWEHGLRPHQRARLTLFLDPAQDPLGGGYHLLQSTVGIGSGQIWGTGLMQGSLTKLRFIPEQHTDFIFSALGEETGFLGSVLVVAGFALLMGRLLQIAGRARSDYEALVVVGIGAMLMFQVVVNINMTIGLGPITGIPLPWLSYGRSAMLVNFISLGLCASAARRGRTAQGRW from the coding sequence CCCGCGATTTTTTAGTGGCCGCACCAGCCGGCGCAACCCTCTGGCCGACGTGGATCTGATCCTCTGGGGGGTACCGCTGGCAATGGTGGCGATCGCCGGGATCCTGATTGCCAGCACCCAGCGCCAGGCGAATTACGCCGACTGGTACCAGCACTGGGTAACGGCGGCGGTGGGCATGGTGGTAGCCCTACTGCTGGCGCGAATGCCATTGGATCGGCTGATCCCATTTAAGTGGCCGATTTACATCGCCATGGTCGCCAGCCTGGTGGCAGTACGAGTTGTCGGCACCAGTGCCCTAGGGGCCCAGAGCTGGATCAACATTGGCGGCTTTTACGTGCAGCCCTCGGAATTCGCCAAGGTGGGCGCCATTTTGCTGCTCGCCGGGGTACTAGCCAGACACCCGGTGGATCGTCCTGTTGACCTGATCCGTCCAGTAGGCCTGATCGCCCTGCCCTGGCTACTGGTTTTTGTGCAACCCGACCTAGGCAGCTCGCTTGTGTTTGGGGCCGTACTGCTGGTGATGCTGTTTTGGGCTGGGATGCCTGGGGCCTGGGTGGTGCTGCTGCTCTCCCCTCTTGTGGCGGCGATCGTGGCAGGCACCCTGCCCTGGCTGCTGCTGGGCTGGGTGCCCCTGATGGGCTGGCTGGCCTGGAAGAGCCTGCCCTGGAAGCGGGTGGCCCTGGCGATCAGCCTCGCCGTGCAGGGGATCTTCGCAATCGCCACCCCCTGGCTCTGGGAGCACGGCCTGCGCCCCCACCAGCGAGCCAGGCTCACCCTGTTTCTTGATCCCGCCCAGGATCCCCTCGGCGGCGGCTACCACCTGCTGCAGAGCACCGTGGGCATCGGCTCGGGGCAGATCTGGGGCACCGGCTTGATGCAAGGATCCCTCACCAAGCTGCGGTTTATCCCAGAGCAACACACCGATTTCATCTTCAGCGCCCTTGGGGAGGAAACCGGTTTTCTCGGCTCGGTGCTGGTGGTCGCCGGCTTCGCCCTGCTGATGGGGCGCCTGCTGCAGATCGCTGGACGGGCCCGCAGCGACTACGAGGCCCTGGTGGTGGTGGGAATTGGGGCGATGCTGATGTTCCAGGTGGTGGTGAACATCAACATGACCATTGGACTCGGTCCAATCACCGGCATCCCCTTGCCCTGGCTGAGTTATGGAAGATCCGCCATGTTGGTGAACTTCATCTCCCTTGGGCTGTGCGCCTCGGCCGCCCGCCGGGGCCGCACGGCCCAGGGTCGCTGGTGA